The window AAGCCAATTATGTTGTTACCTTCTTGTGGTTCTTTGAACAAGTTCACTTGTTTACACTTACTTCCACCTGACTCTTTAAGTGTGGAGCAACTAAAAGACCTTGGCTGCAAGTGGGTTATTCTTGGACATTCTGAGCGAAGACATGTAATTGGAGAAAATGATGAGGTGAAAATTTTGGAGATAATTTCTATAGTAGTTTTCCTATGGACCAGTATTATTtgtaaaagatgaaaatgtataataattataataaccaAAGATTGCAAACTCCAGTTTATAGGAAAGAAAACTGCCTATGCTTTGAGTGAGGGTCTTGGTGTGATAGCATGTATTGGGGAACTTCTACAAGAAAGAGAAGCTGGTCAAACTTTCGACATTTGTTTCCAGCAATTGAAGGCTTTTGCAGGtgaaagtttgtttttatttataacatcaatttttatgcattgccaatataattttttttttacactattaaccaatcaaaaatcatgataagtatgacttttaaggtaattattataaaagtcaacaacttatcatacatgaaaattatgattgaatgatagTATAAAAACCATTTACATTATTAGTACATAGATTATACACTATTTATAATTCATTAGAAAGTCATCTTCTTTTTAGGTGGAGAAAAGAATAGGAGCAAGAGGGGATAGCAGATTGTTTCCATAACATCCTTTATGTCCATTATGTGCAGATGCAGTGCCAAGTTGGGATAATATAGTTATTGCATATGAGCCTGTATGGGCAATTGGAACTGGCAAAGTGGCCACACCCGAGCAAGCCCAGGAAGTCCATGCAGCTGTTCGTGACTGGCTTAAGAAGAATGTCTCAGCTAAAGTTGCATCTAAAACACGAATTATTTATGGAGGTACATTAACTCTTGTAACTATGCATGCTGCACTTGTTAGTGTCAGAAATTTTCAGACTCAGTTTAATCAGATAAAGTGGTGTATTATTGGGGATGAGAGAACAACTTTTGCAATCTCCCTTGGTCTTATGCAAAAAGCCAGCTGCTATTGTGCTTCAGACTTCAGATTATATGCTGTTTTACTAGTATACTTGCATTTTTCTAGGTACAGGTCAAGTGAATTTATGAAAGATGAAATTGATTTAGAAAGGAATTTAAGATTAACCTAAGGAAAAAATGTATTGTTGATTTGTTACAATTTGTGAGCTGCTTGTAATTTCTTGATTGCACTACATGATATGCTTGGCGACCGTAATCTTATCCATGCACAAACCTCTTATTGGTATTGGACTAATAGATTGACCCCGACATTGTCAGATGCAAAAAATTCTGTTTAAGTTTGGCATTTTTTACCATCTCAGAATTGGTTCTTAtttgaatgtaattttttttttcagaatacAGTGCAGCAGCATTCTAGAATACTAACATCAAAGTAATCTGTCTTTCAGGATCTGTAAATGCAAGCAACAGTGCTGAGCTTGCAAAGCAAGAAGATATTGATGGATTTCTTGTTGGTGGTGCTTCATTAAAGGTACACACACGGTTTATTCAAAGTTTCTTTGACCAGATGTGTTTCATTCCTAGAGTTTGTAAATGAACTCGAATGATTGTTTATTAATGTGTTGATTTTTTGCTGTACAGGGTCCTGAGTTTGCTACCATTATCAATTCAGTCACTTCCAAGAAAGTTGCGGCTTAATtacttattatgtttttttaggaGCGCATTAAAAATATGGCAATGACATGGGTGTAttatgagttttatttttatcacttCTATAGTCCTATGGCTATGATGCATGCGTTTAGTTTGGTACTTTAGCTTGAAGAAATAATCGTTTATTTTTGTcagcaccttaagagaataactttttgcaaaataaatgattatttcTCAAAATTCAAGTGTTTCTAAACATGTAAGGTATGAGAAACATATTCCTTTTCTCATGAGCCATGTTTTCTTGGTTTCTTGGAACAATTGCATAAACAAAAATGTGATAAAGGCGACAAATGTTCCTGAATTGTTGAATACATCACATCAATATTAACAAACATTACATGCAATGTAAGAATGTTCATGATCACCACTGATTTATCACAAGAAACACAAACCATGCATACACAACAAAGATATCAATGTATCATCTCTG of the Glycine max cultivar Williams 82 chromosome 13, Glycine_max_v4.0, whole genome shotgun sequence genome contains:
- the LOC100812398 gene encoding triosephosphate isomerase, chloroplastic, whose protein sequence is MAATSTSLFFSNLHSLNPQPFSSSLSFFRNVHSTLSFPSSSKPSRGVVAMAGSGKFFVGGNWKCNGTKDSISKLVSDLNSATLEPDVDVVVAPPFVYIDQVKNSITDRIEISAQNSWVGKGGAFTGEISVEQLKDLGCKWVILGHSERRHVIGENDEFIGKKTAYALSEGLGVIACIGELLQEREAGQTFDICFQQLKAFADAVPSWDNIVIAYEPVWAIGTGKVATPEQAQEVHAAVRDWLKKNVSAKVASKTRIIYGGSVNASNSAELAKQEDIDGFLVGGASLKGPEFATIINSVTSKKVAA